Proteins from a genomic interval of Stenotrophomonas sp. 24(2023):
- a CDS encoding NADH-quinone oxidoreductase subunit C has product MAEQASFIDRLSARFAGAKVIVVEPRGEVTLEVPAADWHAAALALRDEFAFEQAVDLCGVDYLGYGSDEWDTADVSSQGFSRGVEGKAQGRFAWGEFPTEENGAGGVSAQHMPTQRFAVVAQLRSLQHNLMLHLRCFAPDEALPVVASLTDIWPGLNWFEREAFDLYGVIFEGHPDLRRILTDYGFVGHPFRKDFPLIGNVEVRYDEEKKRVIYEPVTSVEPRVNVPRVIRDDPRLQTAEGERSQEAVK; this is encoded by the coding sequence ATGGCAGAGCAAGCATCCTTCATCGACCGACTCTCCGCACGTTTCGCTGGTGCGAAGGTCATCGTGGTCGAACCCCGCGGCGAAGTGACGCTGGAGGTGCCTGCCGCCGATTGGCATGCCGCCGCCCTGGCCCTGCGTGACGAGTTCGCGTTCGAGCAGGCCGTGGACCTCTGCGGCGTCGACTACCTGGGCTATGGCTCCGACGAATGGGACACCGCCGATGTGTCCTCGCAGGGCTTCAGCCGTGGCGTCGAGGGCAAGGCCCAGGGCCGTTTCGCGTGGGGTGAATTCCCCACCGAGGAAAACGGCGCCGGCGGCGTCAGCGCCCAGCACATGCCGACCCAGCGTTTCGCCGTGGTCGCCCAGCTGCGTTCGCTCCAGCACAACCTGATGCTGCACCTGCGCTGCTTCGCCCCTGACGAAGCGCTGCCGGTGGTGGCCTCGCTGACCGATATCTGGCCGGGCCTGAACTGGTTCGAGCGTGAAGCCTTCGATCTGTACGGCGTGATCTTCGAAGGTCACCCCGACCTGCGTCGCATCCTGACCGACTACGGTTTCGTCGGCCATCCGTTCCGCAAGGACTTCCCGCTGATCGGCAACGTGGAAGTGCGTTACGACGAAGAAAAGAAGCGCGTGATCTATGAGCCGGTGACCTCGGTCGAGCCGCGCGTCAATGTTCCGCGCGTGATCCGTGACGACCCGCGCCTGCAGACCGCAGAAGGCGAGCGTTCGCAGGAGGCAGTGAAGTGA
- a CDS encoding NADH-quinone oxidoreductase subunit B, protein MGVIQTLDGLMNNPTPEGRVDDILRPQGDNPLLEKGYVTTSVDALLNWARTGSLWPMTFGLACCAVEMMHAGAARLDLDRYGVVFRPSPRQSDVMIVAGTLVNKMAPALRKVYDQMPDPKWVISMGSCANGGGYYHYSYSVVRGCDRVVPVDVYVPGCPPTAEALVYGILQLQKKIWRTQTIAR, encoded by the coding sequence ATGGGAGTGATTCAGACTCTCGATGGCCTGATGAACAATCCGACCCCGGAAGGGCGGGTTGATGACATCCTGCGGCCCCAGGGCGACAACCCGCTGCTGGAAAAGGGCTACGTCACCACCAGCGTCGACGCCCTGCTGAACTGGGCGCGTACCGGCTCGCTGTGGCCGATGACCTTCGGCCTGGCCTGCTGCGCGGTCGAAATGATGCACGCCGGCGCGGCGCGCCTGGACCTTGACCGCTACGGTGTGGTGTTCCGTCCGTCGCCGCGCCAGTCCGACGTGATGATCGTCGCCGGTACCCTGGTCAACAAGATGGCCCCGGCGCTGCGCAAGGTCTATGACCAGATGCCGGACCCGAAGTGGGTCATCTCGATGGGCAGCTGCGCCAACGGCGGCGGCTATTACCACTATTCGTATTCGGTCGTGCGCGGCTGTGACCGCGTGGTGCCGGTGGACGTCTACGTCCCCGGTTGCCCGCCGACCGCCGAGGCGCTGGTGTACGGGATCCTGCAGCTGCAGAAGAAGATCTGGCGTACACAGACCATCGCCCGCTGA
- a CDS encoding NADH-quinone oxidoreductase subunit A produces the protein MLAEYLPSLLFLIVATGIGVTLMLVGRFLGPRRPDLQKLSPYECGFEAFEDARMKFDVRYYLIAIQFIVFDLEIIFIVPWTQVFMEIGARSLVTMGLFVGMLFLGFIYVWKKGALEWE, from the coding sequence GTGCTGGCCGAATATTTGCCGTCCCTGCTGTTTCTGATCGTTGCCACCGGTATCGGCGTGACGCTGATGCTGGTAGGCCGATTCCTCGGTCCCCGCCGCCCCGATCTGCAAAAGCTCTCGCCGTACGAGTGCGGCTTCGAGGCTTTCGAGGATGCGCGCATGAAGTTCGATGTGCGCTACTACCTGATCGCGATCCAGTTCATCGTCTTCGACCTGGAAATCATCTTCATCGTGCCCTGGACCCAGGTGTTCATGGAAATCGGCGCCCGTTCGCTGGTCACCATGGGCCTGTTCGTGGGCATGCTGTTCCTCGGTTTCATTTACGTCTGGAAGAAGGGAGCGCTGGAATGGGAGTGA
- the secG gene encoding preprotein translocase subunit SecG encodes MLMLILNVVYVLVAVAMIALILMQRGSGAAAGSGFGAGASGTVFGARGASNFLSKSTKWLAVVFFGISLFMAWYAGHGSRPAATQDLGLMSAAPAASVPAGEMPVVPKADPAPAQPVVPAAAEPAKAESSVSGEEKPSEGSQKH; translated from the coding sequence ATGCTGATGTTGATCCTCAATGTCGTCTACGTGCTGGTCGCGGTGGCCATGATCGCGCTGATCCTGATGCAGCGTGGCTCCGGTGCGGCGGCAGGGTCGGGCTTCGGCGCCGGCGCCTCGGGGACGGTGTTCGGTGCGCGCGGCGCCTCCAACTTCCTGTCCAAGTCGACCAAGTGGCTGGCCGTGGTGTTCTTCGGCATCAGCCTGTTCATGGCCTGGTACGCCGGTCATGGCTCCCGCCCGGCCGCCACCCAGGACCTGGGTCTGATGTCGGCCGCGCCGGCCGCTTCCGTGCCGGCTGGCGAGATGCCGGTCGTGCCGAAGGCCGATCCGGCCCCGGCCCAGCCGGTCGTTCCGGCCGCTGCCGAGCCGGCCAAGGCGGAATCTTCGGTTTCGGGTGAAGAAAAGCCGTCGGAAGGCTCCCAGAAACACTGA
- the tpiA gene encoding triose-phosphate isomerase — MRRKIVAGNWKLHGSRQFASDLLGQVAAGLPQGGVEVVILPPLPYLGELVEDFGGTGLAFGAQDVSSNEKGAYTGEVCAAMLHEVGARYGLVGHSERRQYHHETSELVARKFAAALHAGLVPVLCVGETLEQREAGQTEAVIASQLAPVLDLVGAEGFAGAVVAYEPVWAIGTGRTASKEQAQQVHAFIRGEVARFDARIADSLPILYGGSVKPDNARELFAQPDVDGGLVGGASLVAADFLAIAEAAVGH, encoded by the coding sequence ATGCGCCGCAAGATCGTCGCCGGAAACTGGAAGCTGCATGGCAGCCGTCAATTCGCCTCGGACCTGCTGGGCCAGGTGGCGGCCGGCTTGCCGCAGGGTGGGGTGGAGGTCGTGATCCTGCCGCCATTGCCCTACCTGGGGGAGCTGGTCGAGGACTTCGGCGGGACCGGGCTGGCCTTCGGTGCCCAGGACGTCAGCAGCAACGAGAAGGGCGCCTACACCGGCGAGGTGTGCGCGGCCATGCTGCATGAGGTCGGTGCCCGCTACGGGCTGGTCGGCCATTCCGAGCGGCGCCAGTACCACCATGAGACCAGTGAGCTGGTGGCACGCAAGTTTGCGGCGGCCCTGCACGCCGGCCTGGTGCCGGTGTTGTGCGTGGGCGAAACGCTGGAGCAGCGCGAGGCGGGGCAGACCGAAGCGGTCATCGCCAGCCAGCTGGCGCCTGTGCTGGATCTGGTCGGGGCCGAAGGCTTTGCCGGGGCCGTGGTGGCTTACGAGCCGGTGTGGGCGATCGGTACCGGGCGTACCGCCAGCAAGGAGCAGGCGCAACAGGTGCACGCCTTCATCCGTGGCGAAGTGGCCAGGTTCGATGCTAGAATCGCTGATTCACTGCCCATCCTTTACGGCGGCAGCGTGAAGCCCGACAATGCCCGGGAACTGTTCGCGCAGCCGGATGTCGATGGTGGGTTGGTCGGTGGCGCCTCGCTGGTCGCCGCGGACTTCCTGGCCATCGCCGAAGCGGCGGTCGGGCACTAA
- a CDS encoding 2-oxoglutarate and iron-dependent oxygenase domain-containing protein, giving the protein MSQIPTLDITRFDSDRAAFVAELGAAYRQWGFAGIRNHGIPQADIDAAYDVFKAFFALPEAVKRQYHVAGGGGARGYTPFGVETAKGSKHFDLKEFWHIGREIADDSKYREVMPPNLWPTEVEGFRERGYGLYQALDNLGSRVLSALALHIGLPENFFADKTNFGNSILRPIHYPPITTDDIPNVRAGAHGDINFITLLVGASAAGLEVQSHEGEWVPFTSDADTIVVNIGDMLQRLTNHVYPSTIHRVVNPPGELARQPRYSVPFFLHPNPDYLIDVLPSCITADNPSRYPEPITAHGFLEERLREIKLK; this is encoded by the coding sequence GTGAGCCAGATCCCGACCCTCGACATCACCCGTTTCGACAGTGACCGCGCCGCCTTCGTGGCCGAACTGGGCGCGGCCTACCGCCAGTGGGGATTCGCCGGCATCCGAAACCACGGCATCCCGCAGGCCGACATCGATGCCGCCTATGACGTGTTCAAGGCGTTCTTTGCACTGCCGGAAGCGGTCAAGCGCCAGTACCACGTCGCCGGTGGCGGCGGTGCCCGCGGCTACACCCCGTTCGGCGTGGAAACCGCCAAGGGTTCCAAGCACTTCGACCTGAAGGAGTTCTGGCACATCGGCCGCGAGATCGCCGATGACTCCAAGTACCGCGAAGTGATGCCGCCGAACCTGTGGCCGACCGAGGTCGAGGGCTTCCGCGAGCGCGGCTACGGCCTGTACCAGGCGCTGGACAATCTCGGTTCGCGCGTGCTGTCGGCGCTGGCCCTGCATATCGGCCTGCCGGAGAATTTCTTCGCCGACAAGACCAACTTCGGCAACTCGATCCTGCGTCCGATCCATTACCCGCCGATCACCACCGACGACATTCCGAACGTGCGTGCCGGTGCCCATGGCGACATCAACTTCATCACCCTGCTGGTCGGTGCCAGTGCGGCGGGCCTGGAGGTGCAGTCGCACGAGGGTGAGTGGGTGCCGTTCACCTCGGATGCGGACACCATCGTGGTCAACATCGGCGACATGCTGCAGCGCCTGACCAACCACGTGTACCCCTCGACCATCCACCGCGTGGTCAACCCCCCGGGCGAGCTGGCGCGCCAGCCGCGCTACTCGGTGCCGTTCTTCCTGCACCCGAACCCGGATTACCTGATCGACGTGCTGCCGTCGTGCATCACCGCGGACAACCCGAGCCGGTATCCGGAGCCGATCACGGCGCACGGTTTCCTGGAAGAGCGCCTGCGCGAGATCAAGTTGAAGTAA
- a CDS encoding DUF3413 domain-containing protein, whose protein sequence is MTNTPHSPAPAPVPPAASRWQRLAWWSLFMVANTVLAMLIALDNIPLAANPGGHLGLAYLAIALPGHLLALGALAGLLPLLLGLWARSTRPLTIASVLFQGLWLCLLLVDAKVFALYRFHLNAMVANMVFGGALGDQVSLAWRTWLQVGAMGASVFVAQGLLAWACWTLLPARGHRRAVRLVWAAALMLMAGGQAATAYYDALGERSVTSQWNYLPWAQPITAKSFMRRLGVVGEAQAGLPDPRLSQLRYPLAPLRCQSHARPNVLMVVMESLRHDMLQPAVMPNASALASGARVYDQHFSTGNATRYGLFGLLYGLPGGYWPSMLAEQRGSVLFQVLQQQGYDLHLYGSAPLYSPEFDRTAFADVRGQLHQGPSALSVDQRDASIVGSLQADIATSQQAGRPWFGFVFLDSTHAPYHTPADYPAFATPMADKIDFLSLGPDHDPTPELNRYRTAVHYADSLLGRLLEGLRAQGLEQDTIVLVTGDHAEEFNDLHLNYWGHNGNFSDYQLQVPFVLRWPGQQAGHDARTSSHEDWVPTLLRHGLGCENALADFSTGHDLLAAAPAGPRALMVESWSQRAVRQGDAIYVFDKFGNATALDRHYLPLPQQAPDPAAVRGAWEALTRFRNR, encoded by the coding sequence ATGACGAACACGCCCCACTCCCCTGCCCCCGCCCCGGTTCCCCCTGCTGCCAGCCGATGGCAGCGGTTGGCCTGGTGGAGCCTGTTCATGGTGGCCAACACCGTGCTGGCGATGCTGATCGCGCTGGACAACATTCCGCTGGCGGCCAACCCCGGCGGGCACCTGGGCCTGGCCTACCTGGCCATCGCCCTGCCGGGCCACCTGCTGGCCCTGGGCGCGCTGGCCGGCCTGCTGCCCCTGCTGCTCGGGTTGTGGGCGCGCAGCACGCGCCCGCTGACGATCGCCAGCGTGCTGTTCCAGGGCCTGTGGCTGTGCCTGCTGCTGGTCGATGCCAAGGTCTTCGCGCTGTACCGCTTCCACCTCAATGCGATGGTGGCCAACATGGTGTTCGGCGGGGCGCTGGGCGACCAGGTCAGCCTGGCCTGGCGGACCTGGCTGCAGGTCGGCGCGATGGGGGCATCGGTCTTCGTCGCCCAGGGCCTGCTGGCCTGGGCCTGCTGGACGTTGCTGCCGGCCCGCGGCCACCGCCGCGCCGTGCGCCTGGTCTGGGCCGCTGCGCTGATGCTGATGGCGGGCGGCCAGGCGGCCACTGCCTATTACGACGCTCTGGGCGAGCGCTCGGTGACCAGCCAGTGGAACTACCTGCCGTGGGCCCAGCCGATCACCGCCAAATCCTTCATGCGCCGGCTCGGCGTGGTCGGCGAGGCACAGGCCGGCCTGCCGGACCCGCGCCTGAGCCAGCTGCGCTACCCGCTTGCGCCCCTGCGCTGCCAGAGCCATGCCCGTCCCAATGTGCTGATGGTGGTGATGGAGTCACTGCGGCATGACATGCTGCAACCGGCAGTGATGCCCAACGCCAGCGCCCTGGCCTCCGGGGCACGCGTCTACGACCAGCATTTCAGTACCGGCAACGCTACGCGCTACGGCCTGTTCGGCCTGCTCTACGGCCTGCCCGGCGGCTACTGGCCCAGCATGCTGGCCGAGCAGCGGGGCTCGGTACTGTTCCAGGTCCTGCAGCAGCAGGGCTACGACCTGCACCTGTACGGCAGCGCCCCGCTGTACAGCCCCGAATTCGACCGCACCGCCTTCGCCGATGTCCGTGGCCAGTTGCACCAGGGCCCCAGCGCGCTGAGCGTGGACCAGCGTGACGCCAGCATCGTCGGCAGCCTGCAGGCCGACATCGCCACCAGCCAGCAGGCGGGCCGCCCCTGGTTCGGTTTCGTGTTCCTCGATTCCACCCACGCGCCTTACCACACCCCGGCCGACTACCCGGCATTCGCCACGCCGATGGCCGACAAGATCGACTTCCTCTCGCTCGGCCCGGACCACGACCCGACACCGGAACTCAACCGTTACCGGACCGCCGTGCACTATGCCGACAGCCTGCTGGGCCGGCTGCTTGAAGGCCTGCGGGCACAGGGCCTGGAGCAGGACACCATCGTGCTGGTCACCGGCGACCACGCCGAAGAGTTCAACGACCTGCACCTGAACTACTGGGGCCACAACGGCAACTTCTCCGACTACCAGCTGCAGGTGCCGTTCGTGCTGCGCTGGCCCGGCCAGCAGGCCGGCCACGACGCCCGCACCAGTTCGCATGAGGACTGGGTTCCCACCCTGCTGCGCCACGGCCTGGGCTGCGAGAACGCACTGGCCGACTTCAGTACCGGCCACGACCTGCTGGCCGCCGCACCGGCCGGGCCACGCGCCCTGATGGTGGAAAGCTGGTCGCAGCGCGCGGTACGCCAGGGCGATGCCATCTACGTGTTCGACAAGTTCGGCAATGCCACGGCGCTGGATCGCCACTACCTGCCACTGCCACAGCAGGCACCGGACCCGGCTGCCGTGCGCGGTGCATGGGAAGCGCTGACCCGCTTCCGCAACCGATGA
- a CDS encoding glycosyltransferase family 4 protein, translating to MSRALRILHTEAAKGMGGQEIYIFRNMQAMRARGHEVSLLCQPDARLGTLAREHGFTVHTLKMGGLARLVRGIWSVSRLVRRHRYDVVNTTSRRDALIAAAGARLGGTPLVVRSRHLMSPVNSLLTYTGLPHRIITVSSFVKQLLVDRGIDAARIGIVQPITALPGWHHADGEAAWQALQQIRAEVRVELGFSAADTVVGCVAVLRAPKGHADLLQAMAPLCRANPRLQLVIVGDGKAVMDQLLALRAQHGLEAQVHLLGYRCDAARLMAGFDVFALPSHKEAAGTVFLEAAQAGLPIVATRVGGVPEMVVDGSNAILTALGDNDALAGALRLLIDDPQRRQLMGRAGWDWMRAAQRFTADGHAEATEHYYHQWLKELGHG from the coding sequence ATGAGCCGTGCCCTGCGAATCCTGCACACCGAAGCCGCCAAAGGCATGGGGGGCCAGGAGATCTACATCTTCCGCAACATGCAGGCCATGCGCGCGCGCGGGCACGAGGTGTCGCTGCTGTGCCAGCCCGATGCGCGGCTGGGCACGCTCGCCCGTGAACATGGCTTCACCGTGCACACGCTGAAGATGGGCGGGCTGGCGCGGCTGGTGCGCGGGATCTGGTCGGTCTCGCGCCTGGTGCGCCGGCACCGTTACGACGTGGTCAACACCACCAGCCGGCGCGACGCGCTGATTGCCGCTGCCGGCGCGCGGCTGGGCGGAACCCCGCTGGTGGTGCGGTCGCGGCACCTGATGAGCCCGGTCAACTCGCTGTTGACCTATACCGGCCTGCCACACCGGATCATCACCGTCAGCAGCTTCGTCAAGCAGCTGCTGGTGGACCGTGGCATCGATGCGGCGCGCATCGGCATCGTGCAGCCGATCACTGCGCTGCCCGGCTGGCACCATGCGGACGGCGAGGCGGCATGGCAGGCGCTGCAGCAGATCCGTGCCGAGGTGCGTGTCGAGCTGGGTTTCTCGGCCGCTGACACCGTGGTCGGCTGCGTGGCGGTACTGCGCGCGCCGAAGGGCCATGCCGACCTGCTGCAGGCGATGGCGCCGTTGTGCCGGGCCAATCCACGGCTGCAGCTGGTGATCGTCGGCGACGGCAAGGCCGTGATGGACCAGCTGCTGGCCCTGCGTGCCCAGCATGGCCTGGAGGCGCAGGTGCACCTGCTCGGCTACCGCTGCGATGCCGCCCGGCTGATGGCCGGCTTCGACGTGTTCGCCCTGCCCTCCCACAAGGAAGCCGCCGGCACCGTGTTCCTGGAAGCCGCCCAGGCAGGTCTTCCGATCGTGGCCACGCGCGTGGGCGGCGTGCCGGAGATGGTCGTCGATGGCAGCAACGCCATCCTCACCGCTTTGGGTGACAATGACGCCCTGGCGGGCGCGCTGCGCCTGCTGATCGACGATCCGCAGCGGCGCCAGCTGATGGGGCGTGCCGGCTGGGACTGGATGCGCGCAGCGCAGCGTTTCACCGCCGACGGCCATGCCGAGGCAACCGAACACTATTACCACCAGTGGTTGAAGGAGCTGGGCCATGGCTGA
- a CDS encoding polysaccharide deacetylase family protein, producing MADARTVPVLMHHHVSPSPGMITVSPENFESQIAWLAEDGWTSLTLAQYAGFLAGKPVPRKSIVITFDDGYLDNWVYAHPILQKYGMRATVFVVTGWMGDGPLRPHAGQPGAALPATPDHRGCEAAIYQQGRSDDVMMRWSEARAATEAGTFEVHCHTHSHTRWLRMDISREERRRGIGGDLSMARQVLQEKMGGVSDTLCWPYGDFDQDYIEVAREQGFRYLHTTHPFGRNVVGGDPEHIYRFAIRNRPASWLRKRIRLSYNPVIGPLFNGFKARQKKMVPGP from the coding sequence ATGGCTGACGCCAGGACCGTACCGGTGCTGATGCACCACCATGTGAGCCCCTCGCCGGGCATGATCACCGTGTCGCCGGAAAACTTCGAAAGCCAGATCGCCTGGCTGGCCGAGGATGGCTGGACGTCGCTGACGCTGGCGCAGTACGCCGGCTTCCTGGCCGGCAAGCCGGTGCCGCGCAAGTCCATCGTCATCACCTTCGATGACGGCTACCTGGACAACTGGGTCTACGCACACCCCATCCTGCAGAAGTACGGCATGCGCGCAACCGTGTTCGTGGTCACCGGCTGGATGGGCGATGGCCCGCTGCGCCCGCATGCCGGGCAGCCCGGTGCCGCGCTGCCGGCCACCCCTGACCACCGCGGCTGCGAAGCGGCGATCTACCAGCAGGGCCGCAGCGACGATGTGATGATGCGCTGGAGCGAAGCCCGCGCGGCCACCGAGGCAGGCACGTTCGAAGTGCACTGCCATACGCACAGCCATACCCGCTGGCTGCGCATGGACATCAGCCGCGAGGAGCGCCGCCGGGGCATCGGTGGCGACCTGTCGATGGCACGCCAGGTACTGCAGGAAAAAATGGGCGGGGTATCGGATACGTTGTGCTGGCCCTATGGCGATTTCGACCAGGACTACATCGAGGTCGCGCGTGAGCAGGGCTTCCGCTACCTGCACACCACCCACCCGTTCGGCCGCAACGTGGTCGGCGGCGACCCGGAACACATCTACCGCTTCGCGATCCGCAACCGCCCGGCCAGCTGGCTGCGCAAGCGGATCCGCCTGAGCTACAACCCGGTGATCGGCCCGCTGTTCAATGGCTTCAAGGCACGCCAGAAGAAGATGGTGCCCGGCCCCTGA
- the glmM gene encoding phosphoglucosamine mutase — protein MMGRRYFGTDGIRGRVGQGVISADFVLRLGNALGRVLVEQQQEHGRRPIVVIGKDTRISGYMFEAALEAGLVAAGADVQLLGPMPTPAVAFLTRSLGVDAGVVISASHNPHYDNGIKFFSAQGEKLDDATELALEAALDLPFLTVESESLGKAARAREAVGRYIEFCKASVPRSFDLRGVRLVLDCAHGATYHIAPLLFRELGADVITIGAAPDGVNINDGVGSTHIDNLATTVRQTGAALGIAFDGDGDRVLMADDQGNPVDGDDLLYILARAWQAEGRLRGPVVGTLMSNYGLEKAMAELQIPFVRSNVGDRYVHQALVEGGGVLGGEASGHLLCLDRATTGDGIVSVLQVLVALRRSGQTLRQALQPLSRVPQKTVNVRLGDVSAKATVQAPGVQQALAQAQQAVAGRGRAFLRPSGTEPVVRVTVEADEATLMQDTLDRLSAAVKAAAAA, from the coding sequence TTGATGGGGCGCCGTTACTTCGGCACCGACGGCATCCGCGGACGGGTCGGCCAGGGCGTGATCTCGGCCGATTTCGTGCTGCGCCTGGGCAATGCACTGGGCCGGGTGCTGGTGGAACAGCAGCAGGAGCACGGGCGGCGGCCGATCGTGGTGATCGGCAAGGACACCCGTATTTCCGGCTACATGTTCGAGGCCGCGCTGGAAGCCGGCCTGGTGGCTGCCGGTGCCGACGTGCAGCTGCTGGGCCCGATGCCGACCCCGGCAGTGGCCTTCCTGACCCGCTCGCTGGGCGTGGACGCGGGCGTTGTCATCAGCGCCTCGCACAACCCGCACTACGACAACGGCATCAAGTTCTTTTCCGCCCAGGGCGAGAAGCTTGACGACGCCACCGAGCTGGCGCTGGAAGCCGCGCTCGATCTTCCCTTCCTTACCGTCGAGTCCGAATCCCTGGGCAAGGCGGCGCGCGCGCGCGAAGCGGTGGGCCGCTACATCGAGTTCTGCAAGGCCAGCGTGCCCCGCAGCTTCGACCTGCGTGGCGTGCGGCTGGTGCTGGACTGCGCGCACGGCGCCACCTACCACATCGCCCCGCTGCTGTTCCGCGAACTGGGGGCGGATGTCATCACCATCGGTGCCGCGCCCGATGGCGTGAACATCAACGATGGCGTCGGCTCGACCCACATCGACAACCTGGCCACCACGGTGCGCCAGACCGGTGCTGCGCTGGGCATCGCCTTCGATGGCGACGGCGATCGCGTGCTGATGGCCGACGACCAGGGCAACCCGGTCGATGGCGATGACCTGCTGTACATCCTGGCCCGTGCCTGGCAGGCCGAAGGCCGCCTGCGCGGGCCGGTCGTCGGTACGCTGATGAGCAACTACGGCCTTGAAAAGGCCATGGCGGAGCTGCAGATCCCGTTCGTGCGCAGCAATGTCGGCGACCGTTACGTGCACCAGGCGCTGGTCGAAGGTGGCGGCGTGCTGGGCGGTGAAGCCTCCGGCCACCTGCTGTGCCTGGACCGGGCCACCACCGGTGATGGCATCGTCAGCGTGCTGCAGGTGCTGGTCGCGCTGCGCCGCAGCGGGCAGACCCTGCGCCAGGCGCTGCAGCCGCTGTCGCGGGTGCCGCAGAAGACGGTGAACGTGCGGTTGGGAGATGTCTCGGCCAAGGCCACGGTGCAGGCGCCGGGCGTGCAGCAGGCCTTGGCCCAGGCACAACAGGCCGTGGCCGGTCGCGGTCGCGCGTTCCTGCGCCCCTCGGGGACCGAACCGGTGGTGCGGGTCACGGTGGAGGCCGATGAAGCCACGTTGATGCAGGACACGCTGGACCGGCTGTCGGCGGCGGTCAAGGCGGCTGCGGCGGCCTGA
- the accD gene encoding acetyl-CoA carboxylase, carboxyltransferase subunit beta, translating to MSWLSKLMPSGIRTDNTPSKKRSVPEGLWEKCSSCGSALYRPELEENLEVCPKCGHHMAIRARARLAALFDADSTTEIAARLGPTDLLKFKDQKKYGERIKAAQKNTGEYDALIAMRGLLKGRPLVASSFDFAFMGGSMGSVVGERFSLAAETALEIGAPYVCFSASGGARMQEGLFSLMQMAKTSAALGKLREAGLPFISVLTHPTTGGVSASFAMLGDINIAEPQALIGFAGPRVIEQTVREKLPEGFQRSEFLLEHGAIDQICDRRELRDRLADLLAMLRREPAHEVA from the coding sequence ATGAGTTGGCTCAGCAAGTTGATGCCGTCCGGCATCCGCACCGACAACACCCCCAGCAAGAAGCGCAGCGTCCCCGAGGGCCTGTGGGAGAAGTGCAGCAGCTGTGGCAGCGCGCTGTACCGCCCCGAGCTGGAGGAGAACCTGGAGGTCTGCCCCAAGTGCGGCCACCACATGGCCATCCGCGCACGTGCACGCCTGGCGGCCCTGTTCGATGCGGACAGCACCACCGAGATCGCTGCGCGCCTGGGCCCGACGGACCTGCTGAAGTTCAAGGACCAGAAGAAGTACGGCGAGCGCATCAAGGCCGCGCAGAAGAACACCGGTGAATATGATGCGCTGATCGCCATGCGGGGCCTGCTCAAGGGCCGCCCGCTGGTGGCTTCGTCCTTCGATTTCGCTTTCATGGGCGGCTCGATGGGCTCGGTGGTCGGCGAGCGCTTCTCGCTGGCGGCCGAGACCGCGCTGGAAATCGGTGCCCCCTACGTCTGCTTCTCCGCCAGCGGCGGCGCGCGCATGCAGGAAGGGCTGTTCTCGCTGATGCAGATGGCCAAGACATCGGCTGCGCTGGGCAAGCTGCGCGAAGCGGGCCTGCCGTTCATCTCCGTGCTGACCCACCCGACCACCGGCGGCGTGTCCGCCTCGTTCGCGATGCTGGGCGACATCAACATCGCCGAGCCGCAGGCCCTGATCGGCTTTGCCGGCCCGCGCGTGATCGAGCAGACCGTGCGCGAGAAGCTGCCGGAAGGCTTCCAGCGTTCCGAATTCCTGCTCGAGCACGGCGCGATCGACCAGATCTGCGACCGCCGCGAGCTGCGTGACCGCCTGGCCGACCTGCTGGCGATGCTGCGCCGCGAACCGGCACACGAGGTCGCTTGA